One Narcine bancroftii isolate sNarBan1 chromosome 3, sNarBan1.hap1, whole genome shotgun sequence DNA window includes the following coding sequences:
- the tlr1 gene encoding toll-like receptor 1 has translation MAFIPFFVAWMFIFKTGYSLCFPAENNIAINNSSSSLMAVPSNLPNQTEILDLSQNRINEIHIQDFASLHRLRSLNLSINRIKNIANASFRSNQKLECLDLSKNELLNIECQFLHNVTSLKYLDISYNRFLSLTLGIVFRFLKNLEYLGLGSKEAMNLQRSDLKEISRKQLQEVSIGLESLSEYDPGTLLVLRTKKLHLVLPSAGSSSLFTMILRDAFMSSNTLKLSNIECYEECSNYIIGFKALGNFSRVSNLLLENLTMTWQDIMGIIQPIWDTKIKNLSITKITLSDIRSAVFQYSDRVLESLSIRELRIIVFYFTQSIIYNFFAKIKVVNLTISNSDLIFMTCPEQGNYYKFIDFTNNSMTSDFFFQDCHFLNLLETLILQQNMLLHFYKVSSMTQYMKSLVHLDVSQNHLTLNEKTNCLWTNSLKILNLSSNRLTDAVFSCLPSNIEILDMEKNNINIVPKRINNLEMMKELYLGSNKLVRLPECNNFRNLEILFVEENSYHEPSSSFLQTCPRLTRLNAAFNPFSCTCHLRDFSRMKENTQIDLLGWPESYQCIYPEKLRGTLLKDFHLSEVMCNTGLLLMIILGSMIALAAIMGLTCHFLDLPWYLRMIYQWTQMRRRVMMTDILQLNENLTYHAFVSYSQHDSRWVKEQLLPNLEERENPFRICLHERHFIPGKGIIENIITCIEKSYKSIFVLSPNFVQSEWCHYELYFAQHQVLSEQSDNLILVVLEPIPQFMIPSKYYKLKSLMAKKTYLEWPKDKSKQRLFWANLQAAIGIKLTTSKEETLM, from the coding sequence ATGGCCTTCATTCCTTTCTTCGTCGCTtggatgtttatttttaaaactggcTACAGTTTGTGTTTTCCTGCTGAGAACAACATTGCAATAAACAATTCATCCTCCTCACTAATGGCAGTCCCAAGCAACTTACCTAACCAGACAGAAATACTGGATTTATCACAAAACAGGATCAATGAGATTCATATCCAGGATTTTGCTTCTCTTCACAGGTTGAGAAGTTTGAACTTGTCCATTAACAGAATAAAAAACATAGCGAATGCATCCTTCAGGTCAAATCAAAAGCTTGAGTGTTTAGATCTCTCCAAGAATGAACTTTTAAATATTGAATGCCAATTTTTACATAATGTTACATCTCTCAAATATTTGGATATTTCTTATAATCGTTTTCTTAGCCTTACACTTGGGATAGTATTTAGGTTCTTGAAAAACCTGGAATATTTAGGACTAGGCAGTAAGGAAGCAATGAACTTACAGAGAAGCGATCTGAAAGAGATATCAAGGAAGCAGTTGCAAGAAGTTTCAATTGGATTAGAAAGTTTGTCAGAGTACGATCCAGGTACTTTACTGGTTTTGAGAACTAAAAAGCTTCACCTTGTTTTGCCATCTGCTGGCTCATCAAGTTTATTTACAATGATTTTACGTGATGCTTTCATGTCTTCTAATACTTTAAAATTATCAAACATTGAATGCTACGAAGAATGCAGCAATTACATTATTGGTTTTAAAGCACTAGGAAATTTCTCAAGGGTCAGTAATTTGTTGTTAGAAAATTTAACCATGACTTGGCAAGATATCATGGGCATCATACAGCCTATCTGGGATACAAAGATTAAAAATCTAAGTATTACAAAGATTACATTAAGTGATATAAGATCTGCTGTGTTTCAGTATTCAGACCGAGTACTAGAGTCGTTGAGTATCAGAGAATTAAGAATCATTGTGTTCTACTTCACTCAATCTATTATATATAATTTCTTCGCTAAAATAAAGGTTGTAAATCTAACCATTTCCAATTCAGATTTGATATTCATGACTTGTCCAGAGCAAGGAAACTACTATAAGTTCATTGATTTTACAAATAATTCAAtgaccagtgattttttttttcaagattgccATTTCCTGAATTTGTTGGAGACTCTTATTTTACAGCAAAACATGTTGCTTCATTTTTATAAAGTGAGCTCTATGACTCAATATATGAAATCCCTTGTACATCTAGATGTAAGTCAAAACCATCTTACTCTTaatgagaaaacaaattgtcTTTGGACCAATAGTTTGAAAATTCTGAACCTGTCCTCAAATAGACTGACAGATGCAGTTTTTTCTTGTTTACCCAGTAACATAGAAATCCTTGAcatggaaaaaaataatattaatattGTGCCCAAAAGGATAAACAATCTGGAAATGATGAAGGAATTATACCTTGGCTCTAATAAACTGGTAAGACTGCCTGAATGCAATAACTTTAGAAATCTTGAGATTTTGTTTGTTGAGGAAAACTCCTATCATGAACCTTCTAGTAGTTTCCTTCAAACCTGTCCAAGACTGACCAGGCTGAATGCTGCCTTTAATCCATTTTCATGTACCTGTCATTTGAGAGACTTTAGCAGGATGAAGGAAAACACCCAGATAGATTTGTTGGGGTGGCCAGAGTCATATCAGTGTATTTACCCAGAGAAGCTTAGAGGAACTCTATTGAAGGATTTCCATTTATCAGAAGTGATGTGCAATACAGGTCTCTTGTTGATGATTATATTAGGGAGCATGATTGCATTAGCAGCTATAATGGGATTGACATGTCATTTTTTGGACTTGCCTTGGTATTTGAGGATGATTTATCAATGGACCCAGATGAGACGAAGAGTGATGATGACTGACATCCTCCAATTAAATGAGAATTTGACCTATCATGCTTTTGTGTCCTATAGTCAGCATGACTCTAGGTGGGTAAAGGAACAGTTGTTGCCAAatctggaagagagagaaaaccCATTCCGGATCTGTCTTCATGAAAGACATTTTATTCCTGGCAAAGGCATTATTGAAAACATAATCACTTGTATCGAGAAGAGTTACAAATCAATATTTGTTTTATCACCCAACTTTGTTCAAAGTGAATGGTGCCACTATGAACTTTATTTTGCCCAGCACCAGGTATTGAGTGAACAATCTGATAACTTGATCCTGGTTGTTTTGGAGCCAATCCCTCAATTTATGATCCCATCCAAATATTATAAACTAAAATCACTGATGGCAAAGAAGACTTACCTCGAATGGCCTAAAGACAAAAGCAAACAGAGACTATTCTGGGCCAACTTGCAGGCAGCAATAGGAATAAAACTTACGACTTCAAAAGAAGAAACACTCATGTAA